The window TTATTCTCCATGTACCTTCTCCTTCCTCAAAACATAAAACATTTTATTTTGCCGAGAAATCAACATTTTTCAGCAGCTCATCAACTTCAGCATACTTTGCGAGCCCCTCTTCTCTTGGCAGGAATACCGGTTTCTGATAATATGACGCATAAATCTTTTCCTGATATTCCTTATCATTCTCAATAATATCTTTTAATGCAGCGTTGAATTCGTCTACCAGAGCGTCGCTTGTTTTCTCCGGGAAAGCCACAAAATAGTAAAACGGAAGCTTAATATTCTCATATCCCAAATTATGAATGGCCTTTACATCGATATTTTCCTCCGGGATCACCAGGTCTGCCTCACCGTCCATTGCCAGGGGAACCAGCGTACCTTCCTTCACATAATCCCGAATGGAACCATAAGCCGCAAGAATCACATCTACATGTCCGCCCAGAACTGCCGCCAGACGGTCTGCCGCAGACCCTGCGTCTACGATGTTGATGTCAAAGCCTGCATTCTTCATCTGCATGGCAACCGCATAAGAAGTCGCACCGGTCTGGGCTGCCATTTTTAATTCTCCTGGATGTTCCTTGGAATAAGCCAAAAGCTCATCCAGGGTTTTGATACCCAGAGATGCATTTACCGTAACAACATTTCCTGCGCTCTGTCCTGCAATTGCAGCGAAATTATAAGCTTCAAATCCATAATCAGTAGCACCGCAGGCTTTGTTTACCAACACCGCTGTATGATAAAACACGGCTGCGCTTCCGTCGGCCGCCCCATCTTTTACCTGGCGCGTACCGGTTGCCCCGCCGTTTCCGTTCACATTTGACACAACAAAGTTGGCCGGTAGCTTTTCTGTCAGCTTCTGTGCCAGCAGCCTTGCATTAAAATCCGTATCTCCGCCCGCACTTGCCGGAACAATCAGTTCTACGTTCTTAGGCCATTTCACCTGGGGAGCCACAGTATCGGCACCCCCCTTTGCCGCCTGTCCTGCAGCTGCCGTCCCCGCCCCATTTTCTTTGCCGCTGCAAGCTGTCATGGAACACGCAATCATAATTGCCATTACCACACAAAAAACCCTCTTTTTCATTTTAATACCTCTCCTTTTTTTGTTGAATTTTTAATGGTTTTCTTTACTATTTCCTGTTTGCTATTGACATTATATTCCTACTGGTGGTATATGTAAAATTAATAGTTTTTCTTTTTCTCTTAAATAAATTAAGAGATCGATATTCACCTGCATTCCGCAGAAAGGAGTACCTCTTATGGACCTCAAACAGATCGAATACATTGTAACCATTGCTGATGAGCGCAGCATTACCCGCGCCGCCGAGAAACTTTTCATCACTCAGTCCGCCTTAAACCAGCAACTGCTAAAGCTGGAAAAATACTTAGGGGCGCCGCTGTTCTTCCGCTCCCGTTCAGACTGCTATCCAACGGAAGCCGGAAAAGTCTACTTAAAAACTGCCCGGGAGATGATCCGCATGCGGCGGGAAACCTATAACCGTATCCATGACATTGCAGAGAACAAAAAAGGCTTTCTCTCTGTAGGCTTCACTCCCGGACGTGGCGTCGCCATGTTTTCGGTCGTATATCCGGCTTTTCACCATGCATATCCTGATGTTATCCTGGAGCCTAAAGAGCTGAGCGTGCACAGCCAGCAAAAGCTGATCTCCCAGGGCAAGCTTGACATCGGTTTTATGACTCTGAGGGATTCAGACAAAACAAATGACCACTACACGGATATTATTGATGAAGAAATCATCCTGGCCATACCGGAAAATTACCCTTTAAAAGAGCTTGCCATCCCGGTCAGCTCTGCCGATTCCGATTTATCCGTCATGGATATTTTCCACTTTCGGTATGAGCCTTTTGTCCTGATGTATAAAGAGTCTACAATCCGTTCTCTGGTGGACTCCATCTTTCAGGAAGCCGGATTCACTCCTCACGTACTGTTTGAAACCAGCAATACCGGAACGATTGTGACCACGATCCGCTCCAAGCTTTGCTGCGGGGTTATCCCATATTATTATTACAAGCTGGATCCCCGCGGCATGTCCTGTTATCATCTCCCCTCCCGTCCATCCTGGCACATTTCCGTCAGCTATAAAAAGGGAAGTTACTTAAGCGATGCAGCAAAGGAATTTATCCGCCTTGCTTCGGAATACTGGCAGAAAATCTGAATATGGTTACAGATACAGCTGTAGATTTCCTGCATCGTCAAAGGGAATATCCATAAAATCCGACACCTTTCTGACCCGGCCTTTCTCCTTTACGCTTTCAAACGCCGGTCTGGATAAATATACTTCCTCCAGGGAATTGGTATTGCGGATGATGGCCAGCTTCAGCCTGCTTCCGTCAATCTGACCAGACGCTTTGATACAGCCTTGGAAAACCAGTTTCTCCGTCTCCAGGGTAACCGGAATCGCTGCAATCTCCGGATGCATTCCTGTGAGAGAATTGACGCATGTATACTCCTCATTGATCGCTCTCCTCAGACCTTGGGAAATAAAATCTGCCATGCCGCAGCCGCTGGCATTTCCATCTGACTGAGGAGTCAGCCGCAGCACGCCAAGTGTCTCCACATGAGGACCGTCATTGGGGCGCCGGTTAATCGGCCGTCCAATCACTGCCGGATCCATGCCGGTCCCGCTGATATTTTTGCCCTGTTCACAGACAATCAGGCAGTCAATATCATCCACATAGATTCTGGGCAGCATACGGACCGCCTGCTTTAAAATAAGCGGTTCCCTGGTAAGGATTTCCTCTTTCTGCAGCACAAAGATGTCCGCCAGCTGCTCATATCCATTTTCAGTCACTGCCACACCTGCCTTAACCTTCAGCTGCTCCAACGCGGCCTTGCCCACCCGTACCATATTAGGCCCCAGGTTGGGAGTTCCCAGGCTGTGGGTCATTGCCGCTCCTTTATGCTTTGCTAAGCCGATCGCCATCATTTTCAGCAGCCCGCTCTGATATTCCTCACGAATGGATGTATGGGTTTTTATCCGGTTCAGCAGAATGATTCCGTCTGCTTCCCAGGCATTTTTGTCAATGTACACCGGAAGCCCCAATTCCGTTCTTGCCACCTCAACAACCTCCATACTGGATACGATGGGAGCGCCGGTACTCTCCTCTGTAATTCCAAGATTCGCCAGCATCCGCTGCTGGCCTTCTGCAGTCCCGCCGCCGTGGCTTCCCATAGCCGGAACAATAAAGGGGATTCCTCCGGAGTTCTTCACCAGTTCCACCAAAGTCTTCATGATCAGCTGATAACAGGCAATTCCCCGGCTTCCTCCTGTTATTGCGATCCGTTCTCCAGGGCGTATAAGAATCTGCTTTTGCTCCCATAGCATCCGCAGCTTCTGCTCCGGATCTTCAACCACGGTCCGGTCAAACTCCTGCTCCACCCTGCACACTTTAGGGATCTCATAGTTTTTCAGCATTTCTTCCAGCTTGGACATTCCACCCCTCCCTGCCTAATAGGCCGCTCTTACGGCAAACGCCGTGTTGGAGGAAGACGCATAATAATAGCGGATGCTTTCGATCGTACCGTCCTCTTCCAGCTTCTTTAAATTCAGTCTGACAGGGCTTCCCTCAATATCAGGCAGGTATAGACGCCCTCCTTTTTCCTCCGGTTTAACAGAAAGGCAATCACCTATAGGGCTTGTCATGGGCTCATGATTTTCCAGCAGTTCATTTTCATCGTACAGCGCGCCGAATACCGCATTGACCCACACCGTCCCTCCAGAGGAGAACCGCAGGCCTTTTTGATGGGCCAGCCCACGGATTTTCATAAGGTCTTCCATCCGGCTCATTCTTCCCACTAGAGGCATTAAGTGGTCCACACCTTTTTCCGCATAGGTCTCAAACGCAAAATAATTTCTCATGGATTCCCCGTATCCGATTTTCATATTTACCTGTTCTCTCAGGCTTTTAATAGCGTTCATATCGTGGGAATGGACGGGCTCCTCATACCAGGCGGGCTCATAAGGACGAACCATACCGGCAAACGTCAAGGCGTCCTTCACATTCCAGACCTGATTTCCGTCAATTGCGATTTCAATATCCGGTCCTACAGCCTGGCGTACCTTCCTCATCCTTCTGACATCCCGCTCCATGTTCTTGCCCCAGTCACTTCCCACCTTGAATTTGATGGTTTTATATCCTTCGTTCACGTAGCGCACCATATCGGCTACCAGATCCTCATCCTCTGACAGCAGGGAACCGCCGCCCTTATATGCCGCTGCCCAATCCTTCTTTGCTCCCAAAAAGCGGTGTAACGGCTTGTTCGCGCGCTTTGCCATGATCTCCAGCATAATGTAATCAAGCTGCCCAAGATCCACGATCTGCCCGCTCTGGAAACCAAAATTTCGCATTTTCCAGTAAATATATTCATACCACTGGCTGTAGCTGCGGGTTTCTCCCGTCAGGATAAGCGGCAGAATATTATTGACAATTCCCAGAGAACAGAAGCTTTCTCCGTAATATCCTTCCAGGTCATAAATCCGTATCCACCCCTGAAGAGGCACATAACTTCCAAATCCGCCGGTTGCGTCGCGCCACGGCTTTTTCACCGGTATCGGATGGAAATTATAAAACTCTGCTTTTGAAAATGTGAAATTTTCGTTTTGATCAATAGGAAACATATTTCCCCTCCTTTGTTTTATTTCATGACCATTGTAAACTTTGTCAAAATATATGGCAAGTTTTTGTAATTTTCTTGTTTATTTTGTTTCATTTTTATTGCAATTACGTTTTATTGTTTTATAATAGAAACATAATTGAAACATCACAAGAACGGCCATGAAAGGAGTATTTTATGACCAATATCGTTTTAATCGCCTCCGGAGACTCCATCTCCAACTTAGGGAAGCAGCTTCAAAAGAAACTTGCCTTTCCGGAATCCCTTTCCATCGTAAATACCTATATGGAACAGGCTGTAGAATATGCACGCCGCCATCTTCCAGCGGGCACGGACGTGATCATCGCCCGGGGAAACACCGCCAAACTCTTAAAGGCCTCCCATATTCCGGTTCCCATTGTAACGATCCCCATCAAGGACTCTGAATTGATCCGCTCCATCACCACAGCCACGGAACTATATGGGGAAGAGGATTCTCAGATCGCCTACATTGGGATGGAAGACGTCATACAATCTGTCAGCGGCTTTCTGGATATCCTTCACCGGAAAATCCGCCTCTACAGCGTAGAAAACAGCCAGGACATCTATGACAACATTCTCCGCGCCAAAAGGGAACACATAAACATAGTGATCGGAGGTGTTTACACCCAGGAACTGGCTGAGAAAAACGGACTGAAATGCGTCCTTTTGGAAAGCTCCATGGAATCCTTAAAAGAGGCCTACGAACGGGCCCTGGAAGTGCAAAAGGGAGTTATGCTCCAGAGAAAAAAGCTTCAGGAACGAATCATCATGATGAATGCCATTTCCGACGGAATCATCGGAATCAATGAAAAGGGCAGGATCAATCTGTTTAATTCCTCTGCCCAAGGCCTGCTCCGGTATTCCGAAGAGGAAATTACAGGGAAACCTTATTCCACGCTGTTTTCCGGCGCAGAGACGGCCATCATCAACCGGATCCTGCTTCGGGGCGATGAAATAAAAGGGCACGCGGCTGTCATCAGAGGTGCGGAATGCATTCTTGACTTTCATCCGGTCATGATCAAAGAGCGGAGCAAAGGCGTAATTATCATCGTAAGATCCCTGCCGGATTCCGGCGTTTCTGCAACAGCCGGGACGGACTCGGACGGAACCTCCCCCAGACAGCCGGCCGAAAAATTCTCTAAAGGACGCCCGGCGGGAAAACATCCCGCTTTCCTGACAGCCTGCTCCATGGCAAGGCGGTATGCGCCACAGGACGCTCCTGTGCTGATCGTAGGCGAAAGCGGCACAGGAAAAACTGTATTTGCCAAATGGATTCATGATTTAAGTTCCAGGAGCGGTGAACTCTTTCTCATCCGGGACAGCCGCCTTCTGTCCTTGGAAGATTTTTTGTCCGCTAACCGGGGAACGTTGTATATTCGTGACATCGAACAGATTTCCGATCCCATATCCGCCCTTTTAGCCGGGCTTCTGGAAACACATACCATAATCCTTCCTAATCACACTTGCCGGGATCTGGATGTCCGCATCATTGCCGGTTCCACCCAAAGCCTGCCCGGCCCTCTTCCTGACAGATTATATTACAGCCTGAACACCTTTTTACTTCCTTTGCCTGCGCTGCGCCAACGCAAAAGTGACATCTGCCCGCTTTTTTCCGAAATGGCGAAAGCATACAGACAGGAAACACCCGGCCCGGCGTTGCAGGAAAGCATTCCTTTCCCCTCTGGTGCGGAAGAATTGCTGGAATCTTATTTCTGGCCAGGTAATTTAAGCCAGCTGAAAAGCCTTTGCCGGCGTTTTACCTCTTTTGCACCTGAGGAGCTGACTCTTGATTTTATAAAGAAAAATCTGGATGACAGTGCTTATTACGCACACCTCACCCAGAAAGATTTTTCCATATCAGACTTTGCGGTCTCCGCCGAGAAAAAAGGCTTTATGATCAACCACAGACTGGTTACATTTGAAGAGCTGCTCACCTTAGACCGCTGCTGCCAGGGTCACAAAGGCGCGCTTGCCAAAGAGCTTGGAGTCAGCCGTTCTACCCTGTGGCGTTATTTTAAAATTATGGACCAGGCGAAAGGCGAAGATCAAAGCCCTAAGATCTGCCGTCAAATGGAAGGCCGATAAATCCTTCAATCAGCTTTAAGGTCTGTTCCATTCCTTTCTCATGGGTCCGTTCCGTCCCATGGGAAGCATGGACTCCCGGCCCGATCAATGCCCCCCGGATATTATGCCCTCCCTTCATGGCGGCCCCCACATCAGAGCCGTAATGAGGAAATACATCCACCGCATAATCCAGGCCCCTCTCCTTTGCGACGGCGATGAGGCGGTTCGTCATTTCATAGTCATAAGGACCGGTGGAATCCTGGGCGCAGATGGATACCTTTCTTTCATTCCCGGTTAAGTCATCCCCCAGGGCCCCCATGTCCACTGCAAGAAATTCCTCTATGTCTTCCGGGATCCAGCTGGCGCCAAACCCAACCTCTTCGTAATTGCTGATCACTATTTTTAAGGTCCTTTCCGGCTTGTGCCCGGACTTAAAAATATCCTTTAACACTCCCAGAAGAATGGCCACGGAGGCCTTGTCATCCAAGTGGCGGGACTTGATGAACCCGCTTTTCGTATGGACAAACATGGGGTCAAAGCTGATGTAATCTCCAGGAGCTATTTCAAGGTCCTTTACATCATCAGCGCTTTCAGCCAATTCATCCAGGCGTATCTCCATATTTCTGGCCTTTCTCTCCAGGGTCCTGGCATTGTCATAGGTGTGGACAGATGGCTCTTTTGTAAGGATGGTCCCGGTGTAGGTTTTCCCGGTCCTGGTGTGAATTTTACAGTACATCCCTTCGATGGTCTCCATCATATAGCCTCCAACCGGCACAAGGGTGAGCATCCCTGCCGGGGTGATGGAGCGGACCATTGCCCCTAAAGTATCCACATGGGCGGATAAGCCTAAAACCTCCTGTTTCTGCCCTGGAACTTCAATGATCAGGCCTCCTTTCCTGTTATAGGCAAAGGAACAGCCAAATTTTTCAGCTTCCTCCTCAACCGCCTGCATGACTTCCCTGGTATAACCGCTGGGGCTTGGAATATTAACGATTTTTTCTAACATTGATATGACATATGACATGGTTTCCATGGTAATTTACCTTCTTCTTTCTTTATTTTTCTTTTTACAATCCTTTCACAAGGAATGTAAGTTCCTGTATTCGCTGGGCGTACAGCCATAGCTTCTTAAAAATAGCTTGGAATAATAGCTGAGATGATTAAAGCCGCATGTAAGGGCGACCTGGGTGATGCTGGCAGCTGAGTCCTTTAAAAGGCCCCGGCTCACCTCCAGCCTGTATGAATTTAGAAAATCAATGGGTGACTGCTGCAGATAACGTTTGAAAATGATGCAGCATTTGCTCCTGCATATGCTTCCCGCCGCCGCAATATCAGATAAGGTCAGCTTTTCCGTATAATGCTGGTAAATATAAGACACCATATCCTTTTGGGCTGAAATATCGGAACCAGCCTGTCCGGCTGTTTCCGGGGATATGGCTTCACACCGCTCACAAAGCCGTTTCCATAAAGCGAGCATGATCCCTATTACCTCGATCTCGTAGGCAATGGAGGCCTGCTCCTTTGAAAAATAAATCTGATCAAGCTGGGCCGCCGTCTCCCTTCCCTCGCTGCTTAAACCGTCAAAGTAAATATATTCCATGCCTTGGTTTTCCATAATCGGGGCTATGTACTTTTGAAAAAGCAGTTTATTTCCTGTAAATAACTGGGGGTGGAACAGGATACAGATAAAATCACAGTCCTGCCGATTGCAGGAATAACCGTAGTGCATCTGTCTGGCATTGACCATAAGGCAGTCATTCTTTTTAAGCAATACCCTTTTTCCATTTACATGGTAGTTCATCTGACCTTTTAAAATGCGGATGAATTCTAAGTCTTCATGCCAGTGGCAAAGGGCCTTCCAATCAGGATAATCTGACAGCTTATCCCTCTGGATATAAAGCGGAATCCCCATCTGGTCATAACGGACAATTTCAGAGGCATCCTGCATGACATTGGTATCTATCATAAAATTCCCTTCACCTTCTCTAAATACGATTGTTATAATAAATAAAAATAATTGTGTTAGATAAGTGGGTCTCAGTGCATTATCATTATATCATATAAATCATAAACCGGCAAAGAAGGTTGAAAGAAAAATCATTTGTACACGAAAATAAGGATGGAGGAACAAGGCATGCTGTCAGACTATCATGTGCACTCTTATTACAGCGATGATTCAGAGTGTCCCATGGAAGAAATAATACAAAGGGCGGTTCTTTTGGGATTTGATGAAATTGCATTTACAGAACATGTGGATCATGGAGTAAAAACCAATTTAAATTGTGATTATGAAAGTTATTTTAAAGAAATAAAAGAAATGAAAGAAAAGTACAAGGGAAAATTAACTATAAAAACAGGGATTGAGTTCGGGGTTCAGACTCACACTATCCCCCTTTTCCAAAAGGATTTTGAAGCCTATTCCTTTGATTTCGTCATTCTGAGCAATCATCAGGTGGATGATAAAGAGTTCTGGAATTACCAGTTCCAGGAGGGAAAGAGCCAGAAGGAATTTCAAACCGCTTATTATCAGGCCA of the Lacrimispora indolis DSM 755 genome contains:
- a CDS encoding tripartite tricarboxylate transporter substrate binding protein: MKKRVFCVVMAIMIACSMTACSGKENGAGTAAAGQAAKGGADTVAPQVKWPKNVELIVPASAGGDTDFNARLLAQKLTEKLPANFVVSNVNGNGGATGTRQVKDGAADGSAAVFYHTAVLVNKACGATDYGFEAYNFAAIAGQSAGNVVTVNASLGIKTLDELLAYSKEHPGELKMAAQTGATSYAVAMQMKNAGFDINIVDAGSAADRLAAVLGGHVDVILAAYGSIRDYVKEGTLVPLAMDGEADLVIPEENIDVKAIHNLGYENIKLPFYYFVAFPEKTSDALVDEFNAALKDIIENDKEYQEKIYASYYQKPVFLPREEGLAKYAEVDELLKNVDFSAK
- a CDS encoding LysR family transcriptional regulator — encoded protein: MDLKQIEYIVTIADERSITRAAEKLFITQSALNQQLLKLEKYLGAPLFFRSRSDCYPTEAGKVYLKTAREMIRMRRETYNRIHDIAENKKGFLSVGFTPGRGVAMFSVVYPAFHHAYPDVILEPKELSVHSQQKLISQGKLDIGFMTLRDSDKTNDHYTDIIDEEIILAIPENYPLKELAIPVSSADSDLSVMDIFHFRYEPFVLMYKESTIRSLVDSIFQEAGFTPHVLFETSNTGTIVTTIRSKLCCGVIPYYYYKLDPRGMSCYHLPSRPSWHISVSYKKGSYLSDAAKEFIRLASEYWQKI
- a CDS encoding lactate racemase domain-containing protein, with translation MSKLEEMLKNYEIPKVCRVEQEFDRTVVEDPEQKLRMLWEQKQILIRPGERIAITGGSRGIACYQLIMKTLVELVKNSGGIPFIVPAMGSHGGGTAEGQQRMLANLGITEESTGAPIVSSMEVVEVARTELGLPVYIDKNAWEADGIILLNRIKTHTSIREEYQSGLLKMMAIGLAKHKGAAMTHSLGTPNLGPNMVRVGKAALEQLKVKAGVAVTENGYEQLADIFVLQKEEILTREPLILKQAVRMLPRIYVDDIDCLIVCEQGKNISGTGMDPAVIGRPINRRPNDGPHVETLGVLRLTPQSDGNASGCGMADFISQGLRRAINEEYTCVNSLTGMHPEIAAIPVTLETEKLVFQGCIKASGQIDGSRLKLAIIRNTNSLEEVYLSRPAFESVKEKGRVRKVSDFMDIPFDDAGNLQLYL
- a CDS encoding enolase C-terminal domain-like protein yields the protein MFPIDQNENFTFSKAEFYNFHPIPVKKPWRDATGGFGSYVPLQGWIRIYDLEGYYGESFCSLGIVNNILPLILTGETRSYSQWYEYIYWKMRNFGFQSGQIVDLGQLDYIMLEIMAKRANKPLHRFLGAKKDWAAAYKGGGSLLSEDEDLVADMVRYVNEGYKTIKFKVGSDWGKNMERDVRRMRKVRQAVGPDIEIAIDGNQVWNVKDALTFAGMVRPYEPAWYEEPVHSHDMNAIKSLREQVNMKIGYGESMRNYFAFETYAEKGVDHLMPLVGRMSRMEDLMKIRGLAHQKGLRFSSGGTVWVNAVFGALYDENELLENHEPMTSPIGDCLSVKPEEKGGRLYLPDIEGSPVRLNLKKLEEDGTIESIRYYYASSSNTAFAVRAAY
- a CDS encoding sigma-54-dependent Fis family transcriptional regulator, with the protein product MTNIVLIASGDSISNLGKQLQKKLAFPESLSIVNTYMEQAVEYARRHLPAGTDVIIARGNTAKLLKASHIPVPIVTIPIKDSELIRSITTATELYGEEDSQIAYIGMEDVIQSVSGFLDILHRKIRLYSVENSQDIYDNILRAKREHINIVIGGVYTQELAEKNGLKCVLLESSMESLKEAYERALEVQKGVMLQRKKLQERIIMMNAISDGIIGINEKGRINLFNSSAQGLLRYSEEEITGKPYSTLFSGAETAIINRILLRGDEIKGHAAVIRGAECILDFHPVMIKERSKGVIIIVRSLPDSGVSATAGTDSDGTSPRQPAEKFSKGRPAGKHPAFLTACSMARRYAPQDAPVLIVGESGTGKTVFAKWIHDLSSRSGELFLIRDSRLLSLEDFLSANRGTLYIRDIEQISDPISALLAGLLETHTIILPNHTCRDLDVRIIAGSTQSLPGPLPDRLYYSLNTFLLPLPALRQRKSDICPLFSEMAKAYRQETPGPALQESIPFPSGAEELLESYFWPGNLSQLKSLCRRFTSFAPEELTLDFIKKNLDDSAYYAHLTQKDFSISDFAVSAEKKGFMINHRLVTFEELLTLDRCCQGHKGALAKELGVSRSTLWRYFKIMDQAKGEDQSPKICRQMEGR
- a CDS encoding M42 family metallopeptidase; translation: METMSYVISMLEKIVNIPSPSGYTREVMQAVEEEAEKFGCSFAYNRKGGLIIEVPGQKQEVLGLSAHVDTLGAMVRSITPAGMLTLVPVGGYMMETIEGMYCKIHTRTGKTYTGTILTKEPSVHTYDNARTLERKARNMEIRLDELAESADDVKDLEIAPGDYISFDPMFVHTKSGFIKSRHLDDKASVAILLGVLKDIFKSGHKPERTLKIVISNYEEVGFGASWIPEDIEEFLAVDMGALGDDLTGNERKVSICAQDSTGPYDYEMTNRLIAVAKERGLDYAVDVFPHYGSDVGAAMKGGHNIRGALIGPGVHASHGTERTHEKGMEQTLKLIEGFIGLPFDGRS
- a CDS encoding AraC family transcriptional regulator, translated to MIDTNVMQDASEIVRYDQMGIPLYIQRDKLSDYPDWKALCHWHEDLEFIRILKGQMNYHVNGKRVLLKKNDCLMVNARQMHYGYSCNRQDCDFICILFHPQLFTGNKLLFQKYIAPIMENQGMEYIYFDGLSSEGRETAAQLDQIYFSKEQASIAYEIEVIGIMLALWKRLCERCEAISPETAGQAGSDISAQKDMVSYIYQHYTEKLTLSDIAAAGSICRSKCCIIFKRYLQQSPIDFLNSYRLEVSRGLLKDSAASITQVALTCGFNHLSYYSKLFLRSYGCTPSEYRNLHSL
- a CDS encoding histidinol-phosphatase HisJ family protein, which encodes MLSDYHVHSYYSDDSECPMEEIIQRAVLLGFDEIAFTEHVDHGVKTNLNCDYESYFKEIKEMKEKYKGKLTIKTGIEFGVQTHTIPLFQKDFEAYSFDFVILSNHQVDDKEFWNYQFQEGKSQKEFQTAYYQAIYEVVQAYKNYSVLGHLDMIKRYDTYGEYPDSKIMDTVEKILRQVIADKKGVEVNTSCFRYGLKDLTPSREILKRYLELGGTILTIGSDSHKIEHLGNHIQEVKGMLKDIGFKQFCTFKNMQPTYWEL